In Bubalus bubalis isolate 160015118507 breed Murrah chromosome 3, NDDB_SH_1, whole genome shotgun sequence, a genomic segment contains:
- the TSPOAP1 gene encoding peripheral-type benzodiazepine receptor-associated protein 1 isoform X2, which translates to MEQLTSLPSLGDPGNMEPWALPAWQSWTPGRGGDAGGASPSMAGTPTDLRVGELRPEESSEPEGARSLGPVGGMEPGRTGTGLPSPARGALSSGPGCQRLEDPEAEAFSKGKLKMGFGDRPNLELLRAVGELQQRCAILKEENQMLRKSSFPETEEKVRRLKRKNAELAVIAKRLEERARKLQETNLRVVSAPMPSPGASLELCRKALARQRARDLSETASALLAKDKQIAALQRECRELQARLTLAGKEGPQWLHVRDFDRLLRESQREVLRLQRQIALRNQREPPSPPRPPGPSVPARAGAPAPGAPGEATPQEDVENPAVVLGEPEKQQRVQQLESELSKKRKKCESLEQEARKKQRRCEELELQLKAAQNENARLVEENSRLSGRATEKEQVEWENAELRGQLLGVTQERDSALLKSQSLQSKLESLEQVLKHMREVAQRRQQLEVEHEQARLSLQEKREEVRRLQQAQAEAQREHEGAVQLLEVRVRELEEQCRSQTERFSLLARELQAFRLHPGPLDLLTSALGCGAPGDSPPHPCCCSTPQPCRGSGPKDLDLPPASPGRCTPKSSETASATLAGVSRRTPAKRAESLSNSSRSESIHNSPKSCPTPEVDTASEVEELEADSVSLLPAVAEGGRGGARVQVFLARYSYNPFEGPNENPEAELPLTAGEYIYIYGSMDEDGFFEGELMDGRRGLVPSNFVERVSDDDLLASLPPELADLSHSSGPELSFLSGGGGGSSSGGQSSGGHSQPRPEDEAAGEVPSPSPPPEGLGEPPAVPYPRRLAVLKQLAHSVVLAWEPPPERVELCGYHVCVNGELRQALGSGAPPTAVLENLDLQAGPLRVSVQALTSRGGSDPLRCCLLLGARARVAPSQLRVHRLTATSAEIAWVPSNSSLAHAVYLNGEECPPARPSTYWATFCHLRPGTLYQARVEAQLPPRGSWEPGGERPEPRAATLQFTTLPAGPPDAPLDVQVEPGPSPGILIISWLPVTIDAAGTSNGVRVTGYAVYADGQKIMEVASPTAGSVLVELAQLQLLQACRAVAVRTMSPHGESADSLPAPVAPALAEASWPARVPCACPRPGPEARPPLAPASPGLGDPSSPLRCPDPCGAQEPPGAPPASPPRETAGGSSEEPPAPVSQEQAGAAMLGAPGDGKASEPVLGECIPGPATYSVAKEDTEQTVGEACLAPGTTQGALAQRLPCAQACRGGDTGSGLRPRAEEDAAELGVRPGNALVDQGRNSDLSDIQEEEEEEEEELGVITCSFPKQVAGHSIGGQGAKPQPQPDPFCETDSDEEILEQILEPPLQHFRSKKLFSIPEEEEEEEEEEAGEAVQEEKGPGAGSASRDPGPPAPLPPGLGCDGARPRGPGLCASSPQPCRAGDRPEDPLGLVGGSSWRKGSGSPEKPPGRRRSPDPREHCSRLLSNGGGGSQAPGRAPGPARERGGPSAAEGPRAPPDAGGRARPAPSRKCPRGRAPELEPGLASCLSPKCLEISIEYDSEDEQEMGGGDMSIASSGCLGDGGAWGAAPVGRPRAPPKAGSGPHPYPYSPAWEKGEPERRGRSATGRAKEPPPRAAESGEPRGLESPGQSGSQRRRGWAPRPGSTELAPPRSPPEASLALRDLPVRVFVALFDYDPVSMSPNPDAGEEELPFREGQILKVFGDKDADGFYQGEGGGRWGYIPCNMVAEVAVDSPAGTQQLLQQGHLSPEVLAEGSGNGLFVYSAARTAGPPPKPRRSKKGTPALASSAGLKAPHSMVAAFDYNPRESSPNMDVEAELPFRAGDVITVFGAMDDDGFYYGELNGQRGLVPSNFLEGPGPEAGGSDREPGAAPSEGQDWVSSTQGPPAPPGWPCAPGPRCFLKVEPGLPQGPSRKVWVLLSKGKQLLRKLGSGKKE; encoded by the exons ATGGAGCAACTGACATCCCTTCCATCGCTGGGGGACCCAGGAAACATGGAGCCATGGGCACTGCCCGCCTGGCAGAGCTGGACTCCAGGCCGGGGGGGTGATGCTGGAGGTGCATCCCCAAGCATGGCTGGTACCCCCACAGATCTGCGTGTTGGAGAACTGAGGCCTGAGGAGAGTTCCGAGCCTGAGGGAGCCCGAAGCCTGGGGCCTGTGGGGGGCATGGAGCCTGGAAGAACAGGAACTGGGCTGCCCAGCCCTGCGCGGGGAGCCTTGAGCTCCGGACCCGGCTGTCAGAGGCTGGAGGACCCGGAGGCAGAGGCTTTCTCTAAG GGCAAGCTGAAAATGGGCTTCGGGGACAGGCCCAATCTGGAGCTGCTGAGGGCCGTGGGGGAGCTGCAGCAGCGCTGTGCCATCCTTAAGGAGGAGAACCAGATGCTG AGGAAGAGCAGCTTCCCAGAGACGGAGGAGAAGGTGCGGAGACTGAAGCGGAAGAATGCCGAGCTGGCGGTCATTGCCAAGCGCCTGGAGGAGAGGGCCCGAAAGCTGCAGGAGACTAACCTGAGGGTG GTGAGTGCTCCCATGCCCAGTCCAGGGGCCAGCTTGGAGTTGTGCCGGAAGGCCCTGGCGCGCCAACGAGCCCGGGACCTCAGTGAGACAGCCAGCGCCCTGTTGGCCAAGGACAAGCAGATTGCTGCCTTGCAGCGGGAGTGCAGGGAGCTGCAGGCCAGGCTCACCCTGGCGGGCAAG GAGGGCCCCCAGTGGCTCCACGTGCGGGACTTCGACCGGCTGCTGCGCGAGTCCCAGCGGGAGGTGCTGCGGCTGCAGAGGCAGATCGCCCTGCGCAACCAGCGGGAGCCGCCCTCGCCGCCCCGGCCCCCGGGCCCCTCTGTCCCGGCCAGAGCAGGGGCGCCCGCCCCGGGGGCCCCGGGAGAG GCCACACCCCAGGAGGATGTGGAAAACCCGGCTGTGGTCCTAGGGGAGCCAGAGAAACAGCAGAGGGTGCAGCAACTG GAATCAGAGCTCagcaagaagaggaagaaatgcgAGAGTCTGGAGCAGGAAGCCCGGAAAAAGCAGAGGCGATGTGAGGAGCTG GAACTGCAGCTCAAGGCAGCCCAGAATGAGAATGCCCGCCTTGTGGAGGAGAACTCTCGGCTTAGTGGGAGAGCCACGGAGAAGGAGCAG GTGGAGTGGGAGAATGCAGAGCTGAGGGGCCAGCTCCTGGGGGTGACGCAGGAGAGGGACTCGGCCCTTCTCAAGAGCCAAAGCCTGCAGAGCAAGCTGGAGAGCTTGGAGCAGGTGCTGAAG CACATGCGGGAGGTGGCCcagcggcggcagcagctggAGGTGGAACATGAGCAGGCTCGGCTCAGCCTGCAGGAGAAGCGGGAGGAGGTCCGGAGGCTGCAGCAG GCCCAGGCGGAAGCCCAGAGGGAGCATGAAGGCGCTGTGCAGCTGCTGGAG GTCCGGGTCCGGGAGCTGGAGGAGCAGTGCCGCAGCCAGACTGAGCGCTTCAGCCTGCTGGCGCGGGAGCTCCAGGCCTTCCGCCTGCACCCTGGCCCCCTGGACCTGCTCACCTCCGCCCTGGGCTGCGGTGCCCCGGGGGACAGCCCGCCACACCCCTGTTGCTGCTCCACCCCGCAGCCCTGCCGCGGATCCGGCCCCAAAG ACCTCGACCTCCCACCAGCCTCCCCAGGACGCTGCACCCCGAAGTCTTCCGAGACTGCTTCTGCCACCCTTGCCGGGGTCTCCCGAAGGACGCCAGCCAAGAGGGCAGAGTCTCTGTCCAACTCCTCTCGCTCTGAGTCCATCCACAACAGCCCCAAGTCCTGCCCGACCCCCGAG GTGGATACGGCCAGTGAGGTGGAGGAACTGGAGGCAGACAGCGTCTCGCTGCTCCCGGCAGTGGCAGAGGGCGGCCGGGGCGGAGCCAGGGTCCAGGTCTTCCTAGCTCGCTACAG CTACAACCCCTTCGAGGGCCCCAACGAGAACCCAGAGGCTGAGCTGCCGCTGACCGCCGGCGAGTACATCTACATCTACGGCAGCATGGACGAGGATGGCTTCTTTGAAG GGGAGCTCATGGACGGCCGGCGGGGCCTGGTCCCTTCCAATTTTGTTGAGCGCGTGTCCGACGACGACctgctggcctccctgcctccggAGCTGGCTGACTTGTCCCACAGCTCAGGCCCCGAGCTCAGTTTTCTGAGCGGTGGCGGAGGCGGCAGCAGTAGTGGAGGCCAGAGCAGCGGGGGACACAGCCAGCCCCGACCGGAGGACGAGGCGGCTGGGGAGGTGCCCAGCCCGAGCCCCCCGCCAGAGGGCCTGGGGGAGCCCCCTGCCGTGCCTTACCCCCGCCGCCTGGCCGTCCTGAAGCAGCTGGCCCACAGCGTGGTGCTGGCCTGGGAGCCGCCTCCTGAGCGCGTGGAGCTGTGTGGCTACCATGTCTGTGTGAATGGGGAGCTGCGGCAGGCCCTGGGGTCCGGGGCACCCCCCACGGCTGTGCTGGAGAACTTGGACCTGCAGGCGGGGCCCCTGCGGGTCTCTGTGCAGGCCCTGACCAGCCGGGGTGGCTCCGACCCTCTGCGCTGCTGCTTGCTGCTGGGGGCTCGGGCCCGCGTGGCTCCTAGCCAGCTGCGGGTCCATCGGCTGACCGCCACATCTGCCGAGATCGCCTGGGTGCCCAGCAACAGCAGCTTGGCCCATGCTGTCTACCTCAACGGGGAAGAATGCCCCCCTGCCCGCCCCAGCACCTACTGGGCCACCTTCTGCCACCTGCGGCCTGGTACCCTCTATCAGGCCCGAGTGGAGGCTCAGCTCCCTCCTCGAGGGTCCTGGGAACCAGGCGGGGAGAGGCCAGAGCCGCGGGCTGCCACCCTGCAGTTCACCACGCTGCCAGCAG GTCCACCTGACGCCCCCCTGGATGTGCAGGTCGAGCCAGGGCCCTCCCCTGGGATCCTGATCATCAGCTGGCTCCCAGTGACGATCGATGCGGCTGGCACCTCCAACGGTGTCCGGGTCACAGGCTATGCCGTTTATGCTGATGGGCAGAAG ATCATGGAGGTGGCCTCGCCCACGGCGGGCAGCGTGCTGGTGGAGCTGGCgcagctgcagctgctgcagGCGTGCCGCGCAGTGGCCGTGCGCACCATGTCACCCCATGGCGAGTCGGCGGACTCCCTCCCAGCTCCCGTCGCCCCCGCCCTGGCTGAGGCCTCTTGGCCGGCCAGGGTCCCCTGTGCCTGCCCACGACCAGGCCCAGAGGCCAGACCACCCCTTGCTCCAGCCTCCCCGGGACTGGGGGATCCCAGCTCTCCTCTCCGGTGCCCCGACCCCTGTGGAGCTCAAGAGCCCCCGGGCGCCCCTCCAGCCAGCCCTCCCAGAGAAACGGCAGGAGGATCCTCAGAGGAGCCCCCAGCGCCTGTCTCGCAG GAGCAGGCTGGGGCAGCTATGCTGGGTGCCCCTGGGGATGGGAAGGCCAGCGAGCCCGTCTTGGGAGAGTGCATTCCTGGCCCTGCCACCTACTCCGTGGCCAAGGAGGACACTGAGCAGACCGTGGGAGAGGCCTGCCTGGCACCCGGCACCACCCAGGGAGCGTTGGCCCAGAGGCTGCCCTGTGCCCAGGCCTGCCgtggaggagacacagggtcCGGGCTGAGGCCCAGGGCTGAG GAGGATGCGGCGGAGCTGGGGGTCCGTCCGGGGAATGCCCTTGTGGACCAGGGCCGCAACTCGGATCTGTCAGACAtccaagaagaggaggaggaggaggaagaagagctgGGTGTCATCACCTGCTCCTTCCCGAAGCAGGTGGCTGGCCACAGCATCGGGGGGCAGGGGGCCAAG ccccagccccagcccgaCCCCTTCTGTGAGACCGACAGCGACGAGGAGATCTTGGAACAGATCCTGGAGCCGCCCCTCCAGCACTTCCGCAGCAAGAAGCTGTTTAGCATccccgaggaggaggaggaggaggaggaggaggaggccggaGAGGccgtgcaggaggagaaggggccagggGCAGGGTCTGCGTCCAGAGACCCCGGCCCGCCTGCACCCCTGCCTCCGGGTCTGGGCTGCGACGGCGCGCGGCCCCGCGGACCTGGCCTCTGCGCTTCGTCCCCCCAGCCCTGTAGGGCTGGGGACCGCCCAGAGGACCCGCTGGGACTGGTCGGTGGCAGCAGCTGGAGGAAAGGAAGTGGCTCCCCCGAAAAGCCCCCTGGCCGCAGGCGGTCCCCGGATCCCCGGGAACACTGCAGCCGGCTTCTCAGCAACGGCGGCGGCGGGTCCCAGGCCCCCGGCCGAGCACCGGGCCCTGCGCGCGAGAGGGGCGGCCCCTCTGCGGCCGAGGGCCCCAGGGCTCCGCCAGACGCCGGCGGGAGGGCGAGGCCCGCCCCCTCGAGGAAGTGCCCCCGGGGGCGAGCCCCGGAACTGGAACCGGGCCTGGCCAGCTGCCTCTCCCCCAAGTGTTTGGAAATCAGCATCGAATATGACTCTGAGGATGAGCAAGAGATGGGCGGCGGGGACATGAGCATCGCCAGCTCCGGCTGCCTCGGAGATGGGGGGGCCTGGGGTGCAGCCCCCGTGGGAAGGCCCAGGGCACCTCCGAAGGCCGGTTCAGGCCCCCACCCCTATCCGTACTCCCCGGCCTGGGAGAAGGGGGAGCCGGAACGGAGAGGCCGCAGTGCGACCGGCAGAGCCAAGGAGCCGCCCCCCCGG GCAGCAGAGTCTGGGGAGCCCAGAGGGCTGGAAAGCCCAGGGCAGAGCGGCTCCCAGCGGAGAAGGGGCTGGGCCCCCAGGCCAGGCTCCACAGAGCTGG CTCCCCCGAGGAGCCCTCCAGAAGCATCCCTGGCCCTCCGGGACCTCCCTGTCAGGGTCTTTGTGGCTCTGTTTGACTACGACCCCGTGTCAATGTCAcccaaccctgatgctggggaagaggaGCTCCCGTTCCGGGAGGGCCAGATCCTGAAG GTGTTTGGAGACAAGGATGCAGATGGCTTCTaccagggtgagggtgggggccgGTGGGGCTACATCCCCTGCAACATGGTGGCTGAGGTGGCCGTGGACAGCCCTGCGGGGACACAGCAGCTGCTCCAGCAGGGCCATCTGTCCCCAGAGGTTCTCGCCGAGGGCTCAG GGAACGGCCTGTTCGTCTACTCTGCAGCCCGTACGGCCGGGCCTCCCCCCAAGCCCCGCCGCTCCAAGAAAG GAACCCCTGCGCTGGCCTCCTCTGCTGGCCTGAAAGCTCCCCATTCCATGGTGGCTGCGTTTGACTACAACCCCCGGGAGAGCTCTCCCAACATGGATGTGGAG GCAGAGCTGCCCTTCCGGGCAGGGGATGTCATCACTGTGTTCGGGGCCATGGACGATGACGGTTTCTACTAT GGGGAGCTGAatggacagcggggcctggttcCATCCAACTTCCTGGAGGGCCCTGGGCCTGAGGCAGGCGGCTCAGACAGGGAGCCTGGGGCAGCCCCATCCGAGGGCCAG GACTGGGTTAGCTCAACCCAGGGGCCCCCAGCGCCCCCAGGCTGGCCCTGTGCTCCTGGCCCTCGCTGCTTCCTCAAGGTTGAACCAGGGTTGCCACAGGGCCCAAGCAGGAAGGTGTGGGTTCTCCTCTCCAAGGGGAAGCAGCTTCTCAGGAAACTGGGCTCGGGGAAGAAGGAGTGA